A DNA window from Mastomys coucha isolate ucsf_1 unplaced genomic scaffold, UCSF_Mcou_1 pScaffold21, whole genome shotgun sequence contains the following coding sequences:
- the LOC116100846 gene encoding olfactory receptor 510, whose translation MAFPEDGNHTAVTEFILLGLTDDPVLRVILFTIILCIYLVTVSGNLSTILLIRVSSQLHHPMYFFLSHLASVDIAISSSVTPNMLVNLLVGRSSISYTGCGIQLGSAVFFGAIECFLLAAMAYDRFVAICNPLLYSTKMSTQVCIQLLVGSYIGGFIHASSFTLPFVSFLFCGPNTVNHFFCDFTPLVELSCSDNGVLIILDSFSTGSIIVITVFVIAISYSYILITILKMCSTESRHKAFSTCTSHLTVVTLLYGTVTFIYVMPKSSYSTDQNKVVSVFYMVIIPMLNPVIYSLRNNEIKGALKRQLGGKNVF comes from the coding sequence ATGGCTTTCCCGGAGGATGGGAACCACACTGCAGTGACAGAATTCATTTTATTGGGATTAACAGACGACCCAGTTCTTAGAGTCATCCTCTTCACCATCATCCTGTGCATCTACCTGGTGACTGTGTCTGGGAACCTCAGCACCATCCTTCTCATCAGAGTCTCTTCCCAGCTCCATCACCCAATGTACTTTTTTCTCAGCCACTTGGCTTCTGTTGACATAGCCATCTCTTCTTCTGTCACACCCAATATGCTTGTCAACTTGCTGGTGGGGAGGAGTAGTATCTCCTACACTGGCTGTGGCATCCAGCTTGGCTCAGCTGTTTTCTTTGGGGCGATTGAATGCTTCCTTCTGGCTGCCATGGCTTATGATCGTTTTGTGGCAATCTGCAACCCACTGCTTTATTCAACCAAAATGTCCACACAAGTCTGTATCCAGTTGCTTGTAGGTTCTTATATTGGTGGGTTTATTCATGCTTCTTCCTTTAcacttccctttgtttctttcctcttctgtggACCAAATACTGTCAATCACTTTTTCTGTGATTTTACTCCTTTAGTTGAACTCTCCTGTTCTGATAATGGTGTCCTCATAATTCTTGATTCATTTTCTACTGGCTCTATCATTGTGATCACAGTGTTTGTCATAGCCATTTCCTATTCCTACATCCTCATCACCATCCTGAAGATGTGCTCTACTGAGAGTCGACACAAGGCTTTCTCTACCTGCACCTCCCACCTCACTGTAGTCACTCTATTATATGGGACagtcacatttatttatgtgatgCCTAAGTCCAGCTACTCCACAGACCAGAACAAGGTGGTGTCTGTGTTCTACATGGTGATAATCCCCATGTTGAACCCCGTCATCTACAGCCTCAGGAATAATGAGATTAAGGGTGCTCTGAAGAGACAGCTTGgtggaaaaaatgttttctaa